From Medicago truncatula cultivar Jemalong A17 chromosome 7, MtrunA17r5.0-ANR, whole genome shotgun sequence, a single genomic window includes:
- the LOC112416508 gene encoding uncharacterized protein: MKTPPSLLSLTIDSAVLNLSDISDLSPIPDHILLDLFLRILKAGKLTEKVLKLFIATGNEEVISLVQALNIRHIVTPVLPTRCSEKF; this comes from the exons atgaaaacaCCGCCATCATTACTTTCTCTCACCATTGACTCAGCCGTCCTTAATCTCTCCGACATCTCCGATCTCTCTCCCATTCCTGATCACATTCTCCTTGATCTCTTCCTG AGAATATTGAAAGCTGGAAAGCTGACTGAAAAAGTTCTCAAACTGTTTATAGCAACAGGTAACGAGGAAGTAATCTCACTTGTTCAAGCACTGAATATCCGACATATTGTGACCCCTGTTCTTCCTACCA GATGTTCTGAGAAATTCTAA
- the LOC11426553 gene encoding uncharacterized WD repeat-containing protein C25H1.08c: protein MQEAWDSTKNKANNAADSVKQTCADGKAEVEAKADRAAENVKQTCADGKAEAEARADSVSDKVSEKTKQSAEYVKDNAEAIKYTHACSPIDATLVATGGGDARGILWKIGQGNRASELQGHSDSVSSLAFSYDGKFLASGSMDGIVQVWDVYGNLSSVLNGPNGGIEVK, encoded by the exons ATGCAAGAAGCATGGGATTCAACTAAGAACAAAGCCAATAATGCTGCTGACAGTGTAAAACAGACTTGTGCAGATGGAAAAGCAGAGGTAGAGGCAAAGGCAGATAGGGCTGCTGAGAATGTAAAACAGACTTGCGCAGATGGAAAGGCAGAGGCAGAGGCAAGGGCAGATAGTGTTTCTGATAAGGTTTctgaaaaaactaaacaatcaGCTGAGTATGTCAAAGATAATGCTGAGGCA ATCAAGTATACTCATGCATGCAGCCCAATAGATGCAACTTTGGTGGCTACAGGGGGTGGTGATGCCAGAGGAATTTTATGGAAGATTGGCCAAGGAAATAGGGCTTCTGAGCTTCAAG GTCATTCTGATTCTGTATCTAGTTTAGCTTTTAGCTATGATGGGAAGTTTCTTGCATCTGGAAGCATGGATGGAATTGTTCAAGTTTGGGATGTATATGGAAATTTGAGTAGTGTGCTTAATGGTCCTAATGGTGGCATTGAGGTAAAATGA
- the LOC11415811 gene encoding probable UDP-arabinopyranose mutase 5: MSQVIINDNEVDIVIGALHSNLTPFMNEWKSIFSRFHLIIVKDPALKEELQIPEGFSADVYTNSEIERVVGSSTSIRFSGYACRYFGFLVSKKKYVVCIDDDCVPAKDDAGNVVDAVAQHIVNLKTPATPFFFNTLYDPFRKGADFVRGYPFSLRSGVDCALSCGLWLNLADLDAPTQALKPTQRNSRYVDAVLTVPTRAMLPVSGINIAFNRELVGPALVPALVLAGEGKLRWETVEDIWCGLCVKIVCDHLSLGVKSGLPYVWRNERGNAIDSLKKEWEGVKLMEDVVPFFQSVKLPQSATTAEDCVIEMAKSVKEQLGKVDPMFLKAADAMAEWVKLWKSVGSA; this comes from the coding sequence ATGTCTCAAGTAATTATCAACGACAACGAAGTTGACATTGTGATCGGCGCGCTGCACTCTAACCTCACTCCTTTTATGAATGAGTGGAAGTCAATTTTCTCCCGTTTCCACCTGATAATAGTCAAAGATCCTGCCCTCAAGGAAGAACTCCAAATTCCCGAAGGATTTAGCGCAGATGTCTATACAAACTCTGAAATTGAGCGAGTGGTGGGTTCCTCCACTTCTATTCGCTTCTCTGGTTACGCTTGTAGATATTTTGGCTTTCTAGTTTCAAAGAAGAAGTATGTTGTCtgtattgatgatgattgtgtTCCAGCAAAAGATGACGCGGGGAATGTAGTAGATGCTGTGGCTCAGCATATTGTGAACCTCAAGACCCCTGCCACACCTTTCTTCTTTAATACACTATATGATCCATTCCGTAAGGGTGCAGATTTTGTTCGCGGCTACCCATTTAGCCTCCGAAGTGGGGTTGATTGTGCTCTGTCGTGTGGACTGTGGCTCAATCTGGCAGACCTAGATGCGCCAACACAGGCTCTCAAGCCAACACAGAGGAATTCAAGATACGTGGATGCAGTTCTGACCGTTCCTACGAGAGCCATGTTGCCAGTGAGTGGAATCAACATCGCCTTTAACCGAGAATTAGTTGGCCCGGCTTTGGTCCCAGCTTTGGTGTTGGCAGGAGAAGGAAAACTCAGGTGGGAAACTGTGGAAGATATATGGTGTGGATTGTGTGTGAAAATTGTATGTGACCACCTAAGCCTCGGTGTGAAAAGTGGGTTGCCGTATGTTTGGAGAAATGAAAGAGGCAATGCCATAGACAGCTTGAAGAAAGAATGGGAAGGGGTGAAATTGATGGAGGACGTTGTTCCTTTCTTTCAGTCTGTAAAGTTGCCACAATCAGCTACGACGGCCGAGGACTGCGTGATCGAGATGGCAAAATCAGTGAAGGAACAACTTGGGAAGGTTGATCCTATGTTTTTGAAAGCCGCTGATGCCATGGCAGAGTGGGTTAAGCTCTGGAAGTCAGTTGGATCTGCTTGA